The genomic DNA AAGCTCCTGACCGTGACCGCCAACGACCGCACCAAGGCCTTCGGCACGACCCTCTCCCTCGGCACCTCCGCCTTCACCACCAATGGAACGGTCGGTGCCGAAACCGTGGGAACGGTCACCCTCAGCGCCAGCGGCGGCACCGGGGCCTACGACGCCCAAGGAGACTATGAAATCATTCCCTCCAACGCCAGCGGTGGCACATTCAACCCGGCCAACTACGACATCTCCTATGAAACGGGTCTTCTCACCGTGACCGGACAGTCTTTCGCCTCCTGGCTCAACGGCCTTTACACCGGGAACAACGCACTACCCGATGCGGACCCCGACTTCAACGGCCTCAGCAATGCCTTGGAATTTTTCTACGGCATGAGTCCCGGCAACAACAGCTCCGCGGCTCGGCCGATCCTAACTGTCAACGCCAGCCAGATGAGCCTGCAATACCGCCGCAGCAAGTCGGCCGCCGGAGTCACGGGAACGGTGGTGTGGAGCAATGAGCCCGGGAGCTCCGGTACATGGTCGTCGGAAGGCATCACCGACAACCTGGTCAGTGATGAGGGAACCTATGAAATCCGGGAGGCGGTGTTGTCGCTCCAGCCGACGGACATCAAGAAATTTCTCCGCTTTGACATCGTTCTGCCCTGAGTTCCAGATCCCGTCCTTGCCCAGAAAAAAATACGCTTCCTTCCCTAGGGAGTCGGTGTGCATAGTGTGACGGAGTTGACCTTTGATTCATGTGGCAAAGTTTTTTCAGTTTTGTTCGATCCTGTTTTGTTGAAGTCCTGATTCTCAATTGGATCGCACGGACAGAACGCACATCCCGCTTGGATCACTTTTTCCGTCCCGGCCTGTTTCGTGTGCTGCGCCCGTTGGATCCTGGGAAAAAAATCGTTCTGTTGGTCACTCCGGGTTCTTCGCCGGATGGGGCGGCGGAGATGACCCGGATCCTTGCCCGGGGATTCCGCCGCACGCACCAAGTTGTGGTCTTGGTGGTGGGATCTGGTGGAGGAGCAACATTTTGGAAGGACGAGGCCGATTGTTGCTTCGAAATTCCTGCTGTTTGGTCGCACCGTAGGGTCCTTTTGCAGGCCTTGCTCCGCAGGCTCTGCGAAGTACATCCGTTCGAAGCGGGAATCCTGCATTCGACCGTCTGCTGGAATTTCACGGAAGCCTTTTCACGTTTTGACGTGCCCTTTCTTTTTTGCCTTCTGGGGGCAGAGCGCGATTTTCTCAACTTGGATGAATGGCGTTGGCTGGTTTGGCAGACCGATCGCGTTGTTTTTCCTTCCAGGGAGGCACTGCACCATCTGGTGGACCAAGATTCCGTTCTATCCAACGCACGTATGGTGGTGGTGCCTCCTCCCCAAGTGGACCATCCGGAAATCTATCAGTCTGCTTTGATGGATTTGACAGCAGAAGTGATCAAAGAAAAGGCCTGTGAATTGGCCGATCGCCAGACCATCCTCCGTGCGAAACTGCTACACCCGGACTACCTTGAGCCTCATCTGAGGTCGCAGCAGCCGGAAGAACAAGTGCGGGTGTACACCCGCAAATGGCGGAGTGGGATTATCCCCAGCAGGCCCTTTCCCGGATTCAATCCAGGCATGTATTTGGACGCCCATCCGGACTGTCGTCGCGACCCTCTGGCCCATTGGTTTGACTCGGGCCAACCATCGGGACTATGGCGAATGCCGTTGTTGTACCCCGAAGATACGGCTCCCCCGGATGCGCGCGCATTCCGGGGGGTCGCACTGCACATCCATGTGTATTACCCGGATGTGGTGCCCGACATGTTGAAGCGCTTGTTGTCGAACCATTTCCGGCCCGACCTCTGGATCACAGTCAGTGAGGCCTGCGATGTTTCGGAGGTCGCAGCTTTGTTCCGGGACTACCCGGGCAGGGTCGAATATGTTCAGGTGCCCAACCGGGGCAGGGATCTGGGACCCTTGATCACCGCTCTTGGCCCGCGCCTGGTGCGGGATTATGAGATTGTCGGACACATCCACACCAAAAAAAGGCTCTGGCATGATGATGGCAAACTCGGAAAAGTTTGGCGCGAGTATTTGTTGGAACACATGGTCGGCGGTGGAGGGCGCCGCATGATGGATCGAATATTGGCGGCATTGGAATGTGATCCAAAACTAGGCTTGATCTACCCGGAGCGGAGGCATTTGGGGACGTGGGATGATCCCGAGTCGCACACACAACGCCTTCTGGCACGAATGGGATTGTCTGTAAGTTGCGGGTTGTGTCCCGATTTTCCGGCGGGATCATTTTTTTGGGCCAGAACCTGCGCCCTGCAACCCTTTCTCGAGCTTGGCTTGGATTGGGCGGATTACCCGGATGAGCCCGCCCCCAATCAGCATGCCAACCTGCATGCGCTGGAGCGATTGTCGCCGCTTGTGGTGGCCAGTCGCGGCTATCAGAATGCTTTGACCTATATCTCCGGACTCAATTGCCCGGTATAGCCGGAACGGTGCAATTGATATCGTATAGAATCACAGGGAAGCCGGTAGAAACATAGCGAATGGGGGAGAAAAGGGATTCTCCGAACGGTGATCAAAAGAGTCGTCGCCCAACCCCTTTCTTCCCCAGAGTCCTTGTGGTTGCTGAATCGCATGATTCCGGTTTAGAACCTGTCTGAATGTTTCTTACTCAGGCAGAAAACGCCCGGAGCAACGCCATCCGGCGGGATCAAGAACGACTGGCGCGGTGCAGGGCCACGATCCCCAGGGTTGGGCGGGACCAGTGCACTTCCCCAAATCCTGCCCGCTCCAACTCCCGGCCAATCTCCTCCACATCGGGAAATGCACTGATGGACGAAGATAGGTACTCATAAGCGGCCCGGTCACGGCAGAGAATTTTTGCCGCACGGGGTAGGAGATGGCGCAGATAAAAATAATAGAACGGACGGAACCAACGGAAGGGCTGGGAAAATTCCAGGATGTGGACCGTGCCTCCGGGCTTCAGCACCCGGTGGATTTCCCGCAGGGCCCGCTCGCGGTCCTCAAAGTTCCGGTAGCCGAAGGCCAGGGTCACGGCATAGAAGGAGGCGTCGGGGAAGGGCAGGGCCAGGGCATCGGCGACCACGGTTTTTTTCACGCCCTTGGCCCGGGCGCGTTCGAGCATGGGTTCGCAGAAATCTCCGCCGACCGCGTCGAACCCCGCCTGTTGCAGCGCCAGGGTGACGTCGCCGGTGCCGCAGGCGAGGTCGAGAATTTCCGATTTCTGATGATTGAATTCTGATTTGGGTAATGAGCGGACGAGGAGGAATCGCCACCAGTAATCGACACCGCCGCTGAAGAGGTGGTTCAGGCGGTCATAGGGGGCCGAGATCCGCGCGAACATTTCACGGACGGAGGGTCCGTGAGGTTTCCTGTTTTCTGTTTCCGTTTTGCGGTTCAAGGCGCTCAAACACTAAACCAGAAACCGCTAACTGGAAACGATTCGCTTCGCGGACTCAGGCCGACTTCGAACCGACGGGCTTGTCCTGTGGTTCGCCCGGCGTGAAGGTCAGCTCGGTGCCTTGGAGATCGACAGCGACCACGCATCCTTCCTTGATTGTGCCGCGGATGATTTCCTCCGCCAGCGGATCTTCGAGGAAACGCTCGATGGCCCGGCGCAACGGACGGGCCCCGTATTGCGGGTCGTAGCCCTTCTCGATGAGGAAATCCAAGGCGGGCTGGGTGAGCTTGACCAGGATTTTGCGTTCGCGAAGCCGTTCGCCGACTTTCTTGATTTCCAATTCGACGATCTTGGTCAGATTCTCGCGGGTGAGCGAGTGGAAGACGATGATATCGGTCAGGCGGTTGAGGAACTCGGGCTTGAAGACCTTCTTGGCTTCTCCAAGGAGTTTTTCCTTGATGGCCTCGTAGTCGGCCGCGTCGGGATCGGCGGTGCCGAAACCCATGGTGTTGTTGCGCTTCACCAATTCGGCCCCGACATTCGAGGTCATGATGATGATGGTGTTGCGGAAGTCGACCTTGCGACCAAGGCTGTCGGTGATGGTGCCGTCCTCGAGGATTTGCAGGAGGATGTTCCAGACGTCGGGGTGGGCCTTTTCGATTTCGTCAAAGAGGACCACGCAATAGGGACGGCGGCGGACCTTTTCGGTCAATTGGCCGCCTTCTTCATAGCCCACATAGCCGGGGGGCGAACCGACCAGGCGGGAAACGTTGAACTTCTCCATGTACTCGGACATGTCGAGCTGGATGAGGGCGTCTGCTTCGCCAAAGACGTGTTCGGCCAGTTGCTTGGCCAGATGGGTTTTGCCCACCCCGGTCGGGCCGAGGAAGATGAACGAGCCGATGGGCCGTTTCGGATCCTTGAGATCGGCGCGCGAACGGCGCAGGGCTTTGGAGAGGGCGTGCACCGCCTCGTCCTGGCCGATGACTTTGCCCTTGAGTTCCTCGCCGATGGTGAGGAGTTTGGCCGTTTCCTTGGCCTCCAGACGGGTCAACGGGATGCCGGTCCATTTCGAAACGATGGTGTAGACGTCGTCGATGTCGACGAGTACTTCGGTCTCGTCGCGTTTGCGGCGCCACTCGGCCATGGTGTTTTCCAGGCTGAGACGGGCTTCCTTTTCCTTGTCGCGCAGGGCGGCGGCTTTTTCAAAGTCCTGGTCTTTGATTGCGGCTTCCTTTTCGGACTTGATGGTTTCGATCTTCGCTTCGCTGTCCTTCAATTCGGGAGGCAGCATGCTGGCGGAAATGCGCGCGCGCGAACCGGCTTCGTCCATGATGTCGATGGCTTTGTCGGGGAGGAAGCGGGCGGTGATGTAGCGGTCCGAGAGCTTGACCGCGGCCTCGATCGCCGGGTCGGTGATTTTGGCGCGGTGGTGCTGCTCGTATTTCGGGCGCAGTCCCTTGAGGATGAGGACGGCCTCGTCCACGCTGGGGGCTTCGACCTTGACCGACTGGAAGCGGCGTTCCAAGGCAGAGTCCTTCTCGATGTGCTTGCGGTATTCGTTGAGGGTGGTCGCGCCCACGCACTGGAGCTCGCCGCGGGAGAGGGCGGGCTTGATGATGTTGGAGGCGTCCATCGCCCCCTCGGCCGAACCGGCGCCGACGATGGTGTGGAGCTCGTCGATGAAGAGGATGATGTTCTTGGATTTGCGGATTTCCTCCATGACCGCCTTGATGCGTTCCTCGAACTGGCCGCGGTATTTGGTGCCTGCGACCATGAGGGCGAGGTCGAGGGTGATGACTTTTTTGTCGCGCAGAAGTTCGGGGACGTTGCCGGCGACGATTTCCTGGGCCAGGCCTTCGACAATGGCGGTCTTGCCCACGCCGGCCTCGCCGATCAGCACCGGATTGTTTTTAGTGCGGCGGCAAAGGATCTGGATGACGCGTTCGATCTCGTTCTTGCGTCCGATGACCGGGTCCATTTCGCCCTTGGTGGCGAGTTCGGTCAGGTCGCGGCCGAAGGCTTTGAGGGCCGGGGTTTTGACTTCCTTGCGGCCTCCGGAGGCACCGCCTTGGGCTTCGGCGGCGGGTTCGCCACCGGGGGCTTCCTCTTCCTGTTCGCCGGCTTCGAAGTTGGGGTCGAGTTCCTTCAGCACCTCGTTGCGGGCGCGTTCGAGGTCGACGTCGAGGGTCTTGAGCACACGGGCCGCCACGCCGTCGCCCTCGCGCAGGAGGCCGAGGAGGATGTGCTCGGTGCCGACGTAGCTGTGGTGGAGGGCCTTGGCTTCCTTGCCGGCGAGGGCGAGGACCTTTTTGACCCGGGGGGTGTAGGGGATGTTGCCCGAGATCTTGGTATCAGGGCCGGAGCCGACCTGTTTTTCGACTTCCATCCGGACGGTCTCGAGGTCGAGGCCCATCTTTTGCAGGACATTGACCGCGACGCCCTGGCCGAGTTTGATCAAGCCGAGGAGGAGATGTTCGGTGCCGACGTAGTTGTGGTTGAAGCGGTCGGCTTCCTTGCGGGCAAGGGCCAGGACCTGTTGGGCGCGGGGTGTGAAGTTGTTCATTTCAGGAAATCTTGAGTTTTTTGATGTTGGGCGGCGGGACCGCCTTGAGTTTTTCCCGCAGCAAGTCCGCCCGCACGGCGTCCCGTTCTTCCGCGCCGAGTTTGCGCCCGGCCTCCTTCTGTAGGTGGGCCGGTTGGGTGTGGACGAAGAGGTCGTCGAGCTTGTCCTTCAAAGTAATCGGGAGGACGCCCAAGTCCACCCCCAAAATGAGCAGGGAAAGCAGGTTGAGTGCCTCTTTGGATGACATGGCATGGGCATGTTGCATGACCCCGAAGGCGCGGCCCAGTTGGTCGGCCACCATGCGGCCTTTTTCCTGCACCAGTTTCTGGCGTGCGTTCCATTCGTTCTCGATCAGTTTACCGATCACCTTGTGCAAGCGGTCGAGGATCTGCTGTTCGCTTTCGCCCAGGGTCATCTGGTTGGAAATCTGGAAGAGGTTGCCCAGGGCCTCGGTGCCTTCCCCGTAGAGGCCGCGCACGGCCAGGCCGATCTGGTTGACCGATTTGATCACCTGGTTGATCTGGTCGCTCAGGACCAGGCCGGGAAGGTGGAGCATCACCGAGGCTCGCATACCGGTGCCGACGTTGGTCGGGCAGGCGGTGAGGTAGCCCAGCTGCGGCGAAAAGGCGAAGTTGAGTTTCTTCTCCAGGCCGGTGTCCACGGCATCTGCGGTCTTCCACGCCAGGTCGAGATCGTAGCCGGGGAAGATGCTCTGGATGCGCAGGTGGTCCTCCTCGTTGATCATGATGCTGATGGTGCGGTCGCTGCTGACCACCAGGCCGCTGCCGGAATTCTTGGCCGCGTGCTCTCGGCTGATCAGGTGTTGCTCGACCAGGACTTGTTTCTCCAGTGGACTGAAAGTATCCATCGGCTGGTCGTAGTGTGGTTGCTTGAGCGAGGCCAGCAGCCGCACGGCGGGCTGGACTTCGGCGAGCAGGCGTTCGCGGTCGGATTTCTTGAGCCAGCCGGGAAAGGGGTGTTCGCGCAGGTTGCGGGCCAGCCGCACGCGGCTGCTCATGACGATGCCGTGGCCGGGGCAGTCATTCAGGGTGGGCAATTTGGCGGTGTTGGCCATGTCTCAACTTAAGCGGTTGGGATGGAAAATGCAACAGGGCGGGTCTCTTCGTCCCTGTAGGGCTCGCGAGGGCATTGACGGAGTGAGGAGTCGGGCCCACAATCTGCCCGTGCGCGTATCGAAGAAGAGTGAATATGCCGTCCGGGCACTGCTGGAGATCGCGTTGGGTAGATTGGAGGGCCGGGAATGGCGGCAGATTTCCCAGATTGCCGAGGCCACCCGCATCCCGGAAAAGTTTCTCGAACAAATCCTGCTGGCCCTCAAGAAACGGGGCTTGTTGCAAAGCCGGCGCGGCGTGATTGGGGGCTATGCGCTGGCGGTCGAGCCCGGGGCCATTCGATTGGATGAGGTCATCCAGATCCTCGACGGAGAAACCTCAGGAGAAGCCACCGACCCGGCCGGGGACATCGGGGCCAGAGTCTTTCGCCGCCTTCTGGCCCGCTCCGAGGATGCGGCCCTCGAAGTCCTGCGGGGCGTTACCCTGGCCCAATTGGTCGAGGAAGCCCACCAGATGCGCAGTTCCCCCTCCGGTATGGACTACCACATCTGATGGCTGATGGTTGATTCCGAATCAGTCCTTTCCTCTTGAAGCGACCCGGGCTTGGGCTACTTTTTCCCTTCCCCATGAGCCATCTGGACCGCATCGCCCAAGCCGCCGCCGCGCAGGAGTTTTCCAACGAGGAAATCAAACGCTACAGCCGACACCTCATCATGCCCGAGGTGACGATGGAGGGCCAGAAAAGGCTCAAGGCCGCCCGGGTGCTGGTGGTGGGTACCGGTGGACTCGGTTCCCCCCTGTTGGCCTACCTCGCCGCCGCCGGCGTCGGGAAAATTGGCTTGGTCGACTTCGACCGCGTCGATACCTCCAACCTCCAGCGCCAGATCATCCACGGCACCTCGAGCATCGGGAAGCTCAAGACCGAGTCCGCCGCCGCCGCCATGCGGGAAATCAACCCCCACGTGGAAATCCAGCGTTACGACGTCCCCCTGACCTCGGAGAACGCCATGGGGATCATCCAGGACTACGACATCGTGGCCGACGGGACCGACAACTTTGCCACCCGCTACCTGGTCAACGATGCCTGCGTCCTCCAGAACAAGCCCAACGTCTACGGGTCCATCTTCCAGTTCGACGGCCAGTCCACCGTCTTCTGGGCCGAGAAGGGCCCTTGCTACCGTTGCCTCTACCCCGAGCCGCCCGACCCCGGCCTCGTCCCCAGTTGCGCCGAAGGCGGCGTGCTCGGTGTGCTCCCCGGGATCATCGGCGTCGTCCAGGCCATCGAGGTGGTCAAACTCATCATCGGCAAGGGCGACCTTCTGGTCGGCAGATTGTTGTTATTCGACGCCTTGAAGATGAAGTTCCGCGAGATGAAACTGCGGAAAGATCCGACCTGCCCGATCTGCGGGCCGACGGCGACGATCAAAGAGCTCATCGACTACGACCAGTTTTGCGGCACCCCCGCGGTCGATGCCCCCGCGCGGAAGCTCCTGGCCCTGCCCGAAATCAGTCCGGTCGACCTGAAGAAGAAACTCGATGCCAAGGAAGACTTTGTGCTGCTCGACGTACGCGAGCCGCACGAGACTAAGATCTGCGTGATCCCGGGTGCGACCCAGGTGCCGATCGGGGAGCTGCCCAAGCGGCTGCACGAATTCGACAGTGCGAAAGAGATCGTGATCTATTGCAAGGGAGAGATCCGCACCGGCCAGGCCTTCCGCCTGCTCCAACAAGCCGGTTTCGGAAAGCTCAAGGCACTCGAAGGTGGCATCGAGGGTTGGGCAGAAGACGTAGATCCCTCGATGCCCACTTACTAAACTGTGCCAGTAGTCGGTTGGCAATAGGCGGCAGCACTGACTTGGCCGAGAGCCGGAAGCCAACTGCATGACCCATTTCCCACAGAAAGTCGGCCAAGAAACGTGAAGTCATACCAAATTAAAATGACTGAGTGACAGGATCAACGGGAGGGCGATCCGCCTGAGCCTAACCATGCAGTTGTTACCGCGAAGAGCGCTAAGTTCGCGAAGTTATACGGATTTTGGCTGGCAAAAACTGCATTCACCGATCGGTGAACCCGAAGTCAAATGTCATGCAGTAGGACGACTTCTTTTTGTATTCCCAATCATGTGTTTCTGCCTCGCGTTCTTCGCCGCGTGAGGTCCCGTTCGGCGTGACCAACGCGGTCACGGGACGTCCTTCGTGGTGGACTGAATTGTTTCGCCTGAGGCGGACAGCCGAGCCGGTTTGTGGTCTTTCTTCCAAGAGCGGATCAGCAGGAATCTTGTCTTCCCCTAGGCGCTTTATCACCTGCTCAATGTGATTGGGTATCAAGTGCTTGTTTTGGCCAGCAGGGTGAGGGCGGTGTGGTGGCCGGACTCCCAGGCGCTTTCCACCCTCGGGTGGGCAATGGCATCGCCTGCATACCACCATCCCTCGGGCAGGTCTTCCGTCGTCACGACGGCGGTGGTTTTTGCGTAGCGCCAGCGGTGGGTGAAAAGCGCCGTGGGTTCCAGGTTCCCCAGTTGCCAGGCAGCGGAGGCGAGAGTGCCCAATTCCGCCGACCAAAGGGCGGGATCTTCTTCGAAACGGGCCTGACTGAATGGGGCGGATGCCTGGGCCACGAGGACGGTACGATCCCCGGTGACCCTTCCGGTTTTGTGGTTTTCGCAGGCGGTCCACGCCAGCACGGGATCCTCGGGACGGGAGATTCCATAGGCGGAGGGGGTCAGGCCATGGCGGGTGCCTTCAAACTCCAGAACCAGGGTCAGGCAGGGGGCGTAGGGTTCGTTGGGAGTTGAGCAAGAATCGAGTCCCAGTCCCGCCAGGGCGCGGGTTTGGGGCCAGGGGGCGGTGGATAGGACCCGGTCGAAGGATTCCCCGCCCACGATCCATTGGGTTCCCTGGGGCTGGGGTTTCT from Candidatus Methylacidiphilales bacterium includes the following:
- a CDS encoding protein arginine kinase; translation: MANTAKLPTLNDCPGHGIVMSSRVRLARNLREHPFPGWLKKSDRERLLAEVQPAVRLLASLKQPHYDQPMDTFSPLEKQVLVEQHLISREHAAKNSGSGLVVSSDRTISIMINEEDHLRIQSIFPGYDLDLAWKTADAVDTGLEKKLNFAFSPQLGYLTACPTNVGTGMRASVMLHLPGLVLSDQINQVIKSVNQIGLAVRGLYGEGTEALGNLFQISNQMTLGESEQQILDRLHKVIGKLIENEWNARQKLVQEKGRMVADQLGRAFGVMQHAHAMSSKEALNLLSLLILGVDLGVLPITLKDKLDDLFVHTQPAHLQKEAGRKLGAEERDAVRADLLREKLKAVPPPNIKKLKIS
- a CDS encoding rhamnan synthesis F family protein, yielding MDHFFRPGLFRVLRPLDPGKKIVLLVTPGSSPDGAAEMTRILARGFRRTHQVVVLVVGSGGGATFWKDEADCCFEIPAVWSHRRVLLQALLRRLCEVHPFEAGILHSTVCWNFTEAFSRFDVPFLFCLLGAERDFLNLDEWRWLVWQTDRVVFPSREALHHLVDQDSVLSNARMVVVPPPQVDHPEIYQSALMDLTAEVIKEKACELADRQTILRAKLLHPDYLEPHLRSQQPEEQVRVYTRKWRSGIIPSRPFPGFNPGMYLDAHPDCRRDPLAHWFDSGQPSGLWRMPLLYPEDTAPPDARAFRGVALHIHVYYPDVVPDMLKRLLSNHFRPDLWITVSEACDVSEVAALFRDYPGRVEYVQVPNRGRDLGPLITALGPRLVRDYEIVGHIHTKKRLWHDDGKLGKVWREYLLEHMVGGGGRRMMDRILAALECDPKLGLIYPERRHLGTWDDPESHTQRLLARMGLSVSCGLCPDFPAGSFFWARTCALQPFLELGLDWADYPDEPAPNQHANLHALERLSPLVVASRGYQNALTYISGLNCPV
- a CDS encoding Rrf2 family transcriptional regulator, whose translation is MRVSKKSEYAVRALLEIALGRLEGREWRQISQIAEATRIPEKFLEQILLALKKRGLLQSRRGVIGGYALAVEPGAIRLDEVIQILDGETSGEATDPAGDIGARVFRRLLARSEDAALEVLRGVTLAQLVEEAHQMRSSPSGMDYHI
- a CDS encoding NAD(P)-binding protein, whose protein sequence is MASPLSIAVIGAGMAGVAAARVLHDAGCRVVVFEKSRGFGGRCATKRWREHRVDHGAQYFTRRTEPFRKALEQSCGSSIRSLAAPILGPDEQPLPDEPRFYHATGNSHLARDLAQGLDVRLEQKIEKPQPQGTQWIVGGESFDRVLSTAPWPQTRALAGLGLDSCSTPNEPYAPCLTLVLEFEGTRHGLTPSAYGISRPEDPVLAWTACENHKTGRVTGDRTVLVAQASAPFSQARFEEDPALWSAELGTLASAAWQLGNLEPTALFTHRWRYAKTTAVVTTEDLPEGWWYAGDAIAHPRVESAWESGHHTALTLLAKTST
- the moeB gene encoding molybdopterin-synthase adenylyltransferase MoeB, producing the protein MSHLDRIAQAAAAQEFSNEEIKRYSRHLIMPEVTMEGQKRLKAARVLVVGTGGLGSPLLAYLAAAGVGKIGLVDFDRVDTSNLQRQIIHGTSSIGKLKTESAAAAMREINPHVEIQRYDVPLTSENAMGIIQDYDIVADGTDNFATRYLVNDACVLQNKPNVYGSIFQFDGQSTVFWAEKGPCYRCLYPEPPDPGLVPSCAEGGVLGVLPGIIGVVQAIEVVKLIIGKGDLLVGRLLLFDALKMKFREMKLRKDPTCPICGPTATIKELIDYDQFCGTPAVDAPARKLLALPEISPVDLKKKLDAKEDFVLLDVREPHETKICVIPGATQVPIGELPKRLHEFDSAKEIVIYCKGEIRTGQAFRLLQQAGFGKLKALEGGIEGWAEDVDPSMPTY
- a CDS encoding ATP-dependent Clp protease ATP-binding subunit, with translation MNNFTPRAQQVLALARKEADRFNHNYVGTEHLLLGLIKLGQGVAVNVLQKMGLDLETVRMEVEKQVGSGPDTKISGNIPYTPRVKKVLALAGKEAKALHHSYVGTEHILLGLLREGDGVAARVLKTLDVDLERARNEVLKELDPNFEAGEQEEEAPGGEPAAEAQGGASGGRKEVKTPALKAFGRDLTELATKGEMDPVIGRKNEIERVIQILCRRTKNNPVLIGEAGVGKTAIVEGLAQEIVAGNVPELLRDKKVITLDLALMVAGTKYRGQFEERIKAVMEEIRKSKNIILFIDELHTIVGAGSAEGAMDASNIIKPALSRGELQCVGATTLNEYRKHIEKDSALERRFQSVKVEAPSVDEAVLILKGLRPKYEQHHRAKITDPAIEAAVKLSDRYITARFLPDKAIDIMDEAGSRARISASMLPPELKDSEAKIETIKSEKEAAIKDQDFEKAAALRDKEKEARLSLENTMAEWRRKRDETEVLVDIDDVYTIVSKWTGIPLTRLEAKETAKLLTIGEELKGKVIGQDEAVHALSKALRRSRADLKDPKRPIGSFIFLGPTGVGKTHLAKQLAEHVFGEADALIQLDMSEYMEKFNVSRLVGSPPGYVGYEEGGQLTEKVRRRPYCVVLFDEIEKAHPDVWNILLQILEDGTITDSLGRKVDFRNTIIIMTSNVGAELVKRNNTMGFGTADPDAADYEAIKEKLLGEAKKVFKPEFLNRLTDIIVFHSLTRENLTKIVELEIKKVGERLRERKILVKLTQPALDFLIEKGYDPQYGARPLRRAIERFLEDPLAEEIIRGTIKEGCVVAVDLQGTELTFTPGEPQDKPVGSKSA
- a CDS encoding ubiquinone/menaquinone biosynthesis methyltransferase, which encodes MFARISAPYDRLNHLFSGGVDYWWRFLLVRSLPKSEFNHQKSEILDLACGTGDVTLALQQAGFDAVGGDFCEPMLERARAKGVKKTVVADALALPFPDASFYAVTLAFGYRNFEDRERALREIHRVLKPGGTVHILEFSQPFRWFRPFYYFYLRHLLPRAAKILCRDRAAYEYLSSSISAFPDVEEIGRELERAGFGEVHWSRPTLGIVALHRASRS